From the genome of bacterium, one region includes:
- a CDS encoding riboflavin synthase has protein sequence MFTGIIKGIGEISDLRRLGGSMEIAVRWTGFREADLSSGDSVSIDGACLSAERIEGDVVWFLAVEETLKRTTLGMRKAGDKVNIELPLKASDYLGGHTVTGHVDCVGKIVSFRQQGIQRLLRVEYPAQFNKFVVEKGSVAVDGISLTITRAGENFFECAIIRETLTKTTLGKKNVGDAVNVEFDILAKYVEKLLSKRHPSGASEDDIVALY, from the coding sequence GATGGAAATCGCGGTTCGGTGGACAGGGTTCCGTGAGGCTGACCTATCAAGTGGTGACAGCGTTTCCATTGATGGTGCTTGCCTGTCGGCCGAGAGAATCGAGGGTGATGTAGTGTGGTTTCTTGCTGTCGAGGAGACACTTAAAAGGACAACTCTTGGAATGCGAAAAGCTGGCGATAAGGTTAACATAGAACTGCCGCTCAAAGCGTCGGATTATCTGGGCGGACATACGGTTACAGGACATGTGGATTGTGTGGGGAAAATAGTTTCCTTTCGGCAGCAGGGCATACAAAGACTGCTTAGGGTTGAGTATCCTGCCCAGTTCAACAAGTTTGTGGTTGAGAAAGGCTCGGTGGCGGTTGATGGAATTAGTCTTACTATAACCCGTGCGGGCGAAAACTTCTTTGAATGCGCTATAATTCGTGAAACGCTGACCAAAACCACTTTGGGTAAAAAAAATGTTGGTGATGCCGTTAATGTTGAATTCGACATTTTGGCAAAATATGTCGAGAAATTGCTCAGCAAAAGACACCCTTCGGGCGCTTCAGAGGATGATATCGTGGCTTTGTATTAA